A part of Bosea sp. (in: a-proteobacteria) genomic DNA contains:
- the lptF gene encoding LPS export ABC transporter permease LptF has product MGLLDRYLLRTMLVAAIACLVGLTCVIWITSALRELSLVTGKGQTILVFLRFTALSLPALVIVIAPVAAFAATLYTLNKLNSDSELIVMSASGVPPGRLLKPFALMAVISAALVAVMTLQVMPASFRELRDMITQIRSDFIANVVKEGQFTSLDQGITFHYRERSGAALLGIFFLDSREPGKSSVYIAERGQTLDIEGKPFLVLEKGSIQRQSAKAEDNSIVTFDRYGVDLSSFGQDGADVILKPRERTTQALLFPDPNEAYYRLIEGRFRAELHDRFLAPIYVICFILIGFAALGEPRTTRQGRGSAMAAAALSVMAVRIAGFALSSLMVRAPGAVYVAYALPLLAIVACLLLIFARPTFAPATARLAAWLDGLASAVRTRFARPA; this is encoded by the coding sequence TTGGGATTGCTCGACCGCTATCTGCTCAGGACGATGCTGGTCGCCGCGATAGCCTGTCTCGTGGGCCTCACCTGCGTCATCTGGATCACTTCCGCCCTGCGCGAGCTCAGCCTCGTGACTGGCAAGGGTCAGACGATTCTGGTGTTCCTCAGGTTCACCGCCCTCTCCTTGCCCGCTCTTGTGATCGTGATCGCCCCCGTCGCAGCCTTCGCGGCCACGCTCTACACGCTCAACAAGCTCAACAGCGATTCAGAGCTGATCGTCATGAGCGCCTCGGGCGTGCCGCCGGGGCGGCTGCTCAAGCCGTTTGCGCTCATGGCCGTGATCTCGGCCGCGCTGGTGGCGGTCATGACGCTCCAGGTGATGCCGGCAAGCTTCCGCGAGCTGCGCGACATGATCACGCAGATCAGGAGCGACTTCATCGCCAATGTGGTGAAGGAGGGGCAGTTCACCTCGCTCGACCAGGGCATCACCTTCCATTACCGCGAGCGCTCGGGCGCTGCCCTGCTCGGGATCTTCTTTCTCGACAGCCGCGAGCCCGGAAAATCCTCGGTCTACATCGCCGAGCGCGGGCAGACGCTCGACATCGAGGGCAAGCCCTTCCTCGTGCTCGAGAAGGGATCGATCCAGCGTCAGAGCGCGAAGGCGGAAGACAACTCGATCGTGACCTTCGACCGCTATGGCGTGGACCTGTCTTCGTTCGGACAGGATGGGGCTGATGTCATCCTCAAACCGCGCGAGCGGACGACGCAGGCCCTGCTCTTTCCGGATCCGAACGAAGCCTATTATCGCCTGATCGAAGGGCGCTTCCGGGCGGAGCTGCATGATCGGTTCCTCGCGCCTATCTATGTGATCTGTTTCATCCTGATCGGATTCGCGGCGCTGGGCGAGCCGCGGACCACGCGCCAGGGGCGCGGCTCGGCCATGGCCGCCGCGGCCCTGTCCGTCATGGCCGTGCGCATCGCCGGCTTCGCCCTGTCGAGCCTGATGGTCCGCGCGCCCGGTGCGGTCTATGTCGCCTATGCGCTGCCGCTGCTCGCGATCGTGGCCTGCCTCCTGCTGATCTTCGCGCGGCCCACATTCGCTCCCGCAACAGCGCGCCTGGCCGCCTGGTTGGACGGGCTTGCGAGCGCGGTGCGGACACGGTTTGCGAGGCCGGCATGA
- a CDS encoding LPS-assembly protein LptD: protein MTSRTRRIHRLAAGTGLTLVLSLGAASAQGPSAQGQPSRERMLIEARQLVYNNDKNTVEAVGDVQIFYQGRTLEADRVVYNRATKRVFAEGNARLTEANGQLITGSRFDLTDDFRDGFINSLRTENPDRSRFAAPRAERSAGDTVSFETGTYTACEPCKDNPERPPLWQVRSQRIIHKGDEKTIYFEGSTLELAGVPIAYIPYFWSPDSTVKRQSGFLSPTIFSSTQLGVGVGVPFFWNLAPNYDLTLTPTFFSRQGFLGQAEWRHRLVNGSYAIRAAGIFQNDPGVYAAPPVGAGDRRFRGSIETFGSFDINRNWRFGWDVSGSTDRYFYRNYRVRTDGLTSTFFREVTSTVYLNGQSANAWFDARAYHFRPLSYTDWQRQQPVVHPVIDYNKRFEGPGALGGEIMVDANVTSLSREQAAFQTIPTPGTDMPSGKTPFAASSYLVNRPATGTTPAASFYEGCFLYNRSECLLRGIGGSATRASIGISWRRQMIDPIGQVWTPFAQLRADAFYTTLNAGGFNNSFQSAFGAQEGTATRFMPAIGLSYAYPLVMSIGSGNHVISPVAQIIARPSESRIGRTPNEDAQSLVFDDTNLFQWNRFSGYDRTEGGIRMSYGLNYSGTFANGAYANALVGQSYHLSGRNSFAAQDMTNSGANSGLESRNSDYVARVQFSPNPYGTVTAKGRFDERTFAARAIEVAATVQIDPVWASVTYARYDAQPERAQPFRREGISLSSGLKLGQFWSVRGSVLYDLDKYLTDRVLPLPAQKLNTPRFSPSSLVVGARYQDECTIFDVSYFSSFKDTTEGTRERTNQGILFRVELRTLGAFTHRQALGDQIGGNADGIPSAK from the coding sequence ATGACTTCGCGGACAAGGCGCATCCACCGTCTTGCTGCCGGCACGGGGCTCACTCTCGTGCTGTCTCTCGGCGCGGCCAGCGCACAGGGCCCATCCGCGCAAGGCCAGCCTTCGCGCGAGCGCATGCTTATCGAAGCCAGGCAGCTGGTTTACAACAACGACAAGAACACCGTTGAAGCTGTTGGCGACGTCCAGATCTTCTATCAGGGTCGCACGCTTGAGGCGGATCGCGTTGTTTACAACCGAGCGACCAAGCGGGTCTTCGCCGAAGGCAATGCCCGCCTTACCGAAGCGAATGGCCAACTCATAACAGGCTCGCGCTTTGATCTCACCGATGATTTCCGCGACGGCTTCATCAATTCGCTGCGCACCGAGAATCCCGACCGCAGCCGCTTCGCCGCGCCGCGCGCCGAGCGGTCGGCCGGCGACACTGTCAGCTTCGAGACCGGGACCTACACGGCCTGCGAGCCGTGCAAGGACAATCCTGAAAGGCCGCCGCTTTGGCAGGTGCGCTCGCAGAGGATCATCCACAAGGGTGACGAGAAGACGATCTATTTCGAGGGCTCGACGCTGGAGCTCGCGGGTGTGCCCATCGCGTATATTCCCTATTTCTGGTCGCCTGACTCGACCGTGAAGCGGCAGTCCGGGTTTCTTTCCCCGACCATCTTCTCCAGCACGCAGCTTGGCGTCGGCGTCGGCGTGCCGTTCTTCTGGAACCTGGCGCCCAACTACGATCTCACCCTCACGCCGACCTTCTTTTCGCGGCAGGGCTTCCTTGGCCAGGCTGAGTGGCGGCACCGGCTGGTCAACGGCTCCTACGCTATCCGCGCCGCAGGCATCTTCCAGAACGACCCCGGCGTTTACGCTGCGCCTCCCGTCGGAGCAGGTGACCGTCGCTTCCGCGGCTCCATCGAGACGTTCGGCAGCTTCGACATCAATCGCAACTGGCGCTTTGGCTGGGATGTGTCCGGCTCGACCGACCGCTACTTCTACCGCAACTATCGCGTGCGCACTGACGGGCTGACCTCGACCTTCTTCCGTGAAGTGACCTCGACCGTCTATCTCAACGGCCAGAGCGCCAATGCCTGGTTCGATGCGCGTGCCTATCATTTCCGCCCGCTCAGCTACACCGACTGGCAGCGGCAGCAGCCTGTCGTCCATCCGGTGATCGACTACAACAAGCGCTTCGAGGGTCCCGGCGCGCTCGGCGGCGAGATCATGGTCGACGCCAATGTGACGAGCCTGAGCCGTGAGCAGGCGGCATTCCAGACGATTCCAACACCTGGAACGGATATGCCGTCAGGCAAAACGCCGTTCGCGGCATCGAGTTATCTCGTCAACCGACCGGCAACGGGAACGACACCTGCCGCTTCCTTTTATGAAGGCTGCTTCCTCTACAATCGCTCCGAGTGCCTGCTGCGCGGCATAGGCGGTTCCGCCACGCGCGCCTCGATCGGCATTTCATGGCGCCGCCAGATGATCGACCCGATCGGCCAGGTCTGGACGCCGTTCGCGCAGTTGCGCGCCGACGCCTTCTACACCACGTTGAATGCCGGCGGCTTCAACAACAGTTTCCAGAGCGCCTTTGGCGCGCAGGAAGGCACAGCCACGCGCTTCATGCCAGCGATCGGGCTGAGTTATGCCTATCCGCTGGTGATGTCGATCGGCTCGGGCAATCATGTGATCTCGCCCGTGGCCCAGATCATTGCGCGGCCAAGCGAATCCAGGATCGGCCGCACCCCGAACGAGGACGCGCAGAGCCTCGTCTTCGACGACACCAACCTGTTTCAGTGGAACCGGTTCTCGGGCTATGACCGCACCGAAGGCGGCATCCGGATGAGCTATGGTCTCAACTATTCGGGCACCTTCGCGAATGGCGCCTATGCCAACGCCCTTGTCGGCCAGTCCTATCATCTGTCGGGCCGCAACTCCTTCGCGGCGCAGGACATGACCAACTCCGGCGCCAACAGCGGGCTTGAATCGCGCAATTCCGACTATGTCGCGCGGGTGCAGTTCTCGCCCAATCCTTACGGCACCGTCACCGCCAAGGGCCGCTTCGACGAACGAACCTTTGCAGCGCGCGCGATCGAGGTGGCTGCCACTGTGCAGATCGATCCGGTCTGGGCGTCTGTCACCTATGCGCGCTATGATGCCCAGCCCGAGCGCGCCCAGCCGTTCCGCCGAGAGGGCATCTCATTGAGCAGCGGCCTGAAGCTTGGCCAGTTCTGGAGCGTGCGCGGCAGCGTGCTCTACGATCTCGACAAGTATCTGACGGATCGGGTGCTTCCGCTGCCAGCTCAGAAATTGAACACGCCGCGCTTCTCTCCGAGTTCGCTAGTGGTTGGCGCGCGCTACCAGGACGAGTGCACAATCTTCGATGTGAGCTACTTCAGCTCGTTCAAGGACACGACAGAAGGCACGCGCGAGCGGACGAACCAGGGCATTCTCTTCCGGGTTGAACTGCGTACACTTGGGGCATTCACGCACCGTCAGGCCCTTGGCGACCAGATCGGCGGGAATGCTGACGGCATCCCAAGCGCCAAGTGA
- the lptG gene encoding LPS export ABC transporter permease LptG has product MIIGRTLGIYIALRFIKLIAGVFFTIYLLIFTLDFVELMRRAGDARDASAVAMATLAFYRAPSIAEQVLPFAVLFGAMGALLGLSRKLELVVARAAGVSAWQFLQPGLAVGAALGIASVLLFNPMAASFRQKAGEMEAAIFAKSGRETTDKVIWLRQKSVDGQSVIRAISATEQGLQLNQVTFYNYDPEGLFIERVEAARAVLRSGYWELSSVRVISIMDEPRTYESSVLATNLEVEQIRRSFTPADQVSYWDLPEVIDRTERAGLDATRYRLQEAALTARPVLLLAMILVAATVSLRFFRFGGVARMVLGGVIAGFVLYVATELTEDLGANGIIGPAMAAWLPAILGSLLGVLALLHLEDG; this is encoded by the coding sequence ATGATCATCGGCCGCACGCTGGGCATCTATATCGCGCTGCGCTTCATCAAGCTGATCGCAGGCGTTTTCTTCACGATTTATCTGCTGATTTTCACGCTCGATTTCGTGGAGTTGATGCGCCGGGCCGGCGATGCGCGGGATGCCTCGGCCGTAGCCATGGCGACTTTGGCTTTCTACCGGGCGCCATCCATTGCAGAGCAGGTGCTGCCCTTCGCCGTGTTGTTCGGGGCGATGGGCGCGCTTCTGGGGCTCAGCCGCAAGCTTGAACTTGTCGTGGCCCGCGCGGCGGGTGTGTCAGCCTGGCAATTCCTGCAGCCGGGACTCGCGGTGGGCGCGGCGCTTGGCATCGCATCGGTGCTGCTGTTCAACCCAATGGCCGCCAGCTTCCGGCAAAAGGCGGGCGAGATGGAGGCTGCGATCTTTGCAAAAAGCGGGCGCGAGACGACCGACAAGGTCATCTGGCTTCGGCAGAAAAGCGTTGATGGGCAATCCGTCATTCGCGCGATCTCCGCCACTGAACAGGGCCTGCAGCTCAATCAGGTTACTTTCTACAACTACGACCCCGAGGGGCTCTTCATCGAGCGGGTTGAGGCGGCGCGCGCAGTATTGCGCAGCGGTTACTGGGAACTCAGCTCTGTTCGGGTGATTTCCATCATGGACGAGCCGCGCACTTATGAATCGTCCGTGCTGGCCACCAATCTCGAGGTCGAGCAGATCCGTCGTAGCTTCACCCCGGCCGACCAGGTCTCCTATTGGGATCTGCCAGAGGTGATCGACCGGACTGAACGCGCGGGCCTCGACGCCACCCGGTATCGGCTGCAGGAAGCCGCGTTGACCGCTCGTCCCGTTCTGCTGCTTGCGATGATTCTGGTGGCTGCGACCGTTTCCTTAAGATTTTTCCGATTTGGTGGCGTAGCTCGAATGGTCCTGGGTGGCGTTATCGCTGGGTTCGTGCTTTACGTCGCCACGGAGTTGACCGAGGATCTGGGGGCCAACGGGATTATCGGTCCCGCCATGGCTGCCTGGTTGCCGGCCATTTTGGGGAGTTTGCTCGGCGTGCTGGCCCTTCTTCATCTGGAAGACGGCTAG